One part of the Dioscorea cayenensis subsp. rotundata cultivar TDr96_F1 chromosome 2, TDr96_F1_v2_PseudoChromosome.rev07_lg8_w22 25.fasta, whole genome shotgun sequence genome encodes these proteins:
- the LOC120270373 gene encoding 1-aminocyclopropane-1-carboxylate oxidase homolog 1-like produces MSTSSYDRASEIKAFDETKAGVKGLVDAGITKVPRFFIHPTETMSNSTTELKIPVIDMKNINTRKKEIVEKVKEASETIGFFQVANHGVPNKVMDEMLDAIKRFIEDDEEVKKNYYTRDHKRNVVFNCNFHLYSSPAANWRDTLILRMAPDPPEKEEVPHAFREIAFEYSFHMKNLGKVLFELISEALGLKPDHLKEMECSQGIGVACHYYPPCPEPHLALGTSKHSDPGFLTILLQDKSIGGLQILHKNKWVDVPPSPGCLIINIADLLQLISNDKLKSVEHRVLASKEGPRLSVACFFLNHYSPSSRVYGPIMELLANGSAPVYREVVIDEFNKHYNSKGLDGKSALDHFKL; encoded by the exons ATGTCGACCTCCAGCTATGATCGAGCAAGTGAGATCAAGGCTTTTGATGAGACAAAAGCCGGAGTCAAAGGCCTTGTCGATGCCGGTATCACCAAAGTTCCCCGCTTCTTCATTCATCCGACTGAAACAATGTCCAATTCTACTACTGAGTTGAAGATTCCAGTTATTGATATGAAAAACATCAATacgagaaaaaaagaaatagtcGAGAAGGTAAAAGAGGCTTCGGAGACAATCGGTTTTTTCCAAGTGGCTAACCATGGAGTGCCCAACAAGGTGATGGATGAGATGCTCGATGCAATAAAGAGGTTCATAGAGGATGATGAGGAGGTGAAGAAAAATTACTACACTAGAGATCACAAACGAAACGTGGTCTTCAATTGCAACTTCCATCTTTACAGTTCCCCGGCAGCGAATTGGCGTGATACTTTAATTCTTCGTATGGCTCCTGATCCTCCTGAAAAGGAAGAGGTACCGCATGCTTTCCG GGAAATAGCATTTGAGTATTCATttcacatgaaaaatttgggcAAGGTTCTATTTGAGCTGATATCAGAAGCTCTTGGACTGAAGCCTGATCACTTGAAAGAGATGGAATGTTCTCAGGGAATTGGTGTTGCTTGCCATTACTACCCACCCTGTCCAGAGCCCCACCTTGCACTTGGAACCAGTAAACACTCTGATCCGGGCTTCCTTActattcttttgcaagataaATCAATAGGCGGCTTGCAAATACTTCATAAGAATAAATGGGTTGATGTTCCTCCCTCTCCTGGATGCCTGATCATCAACATAGCTGATCTCTTGCAG CTGATCTCAAATGACAAGTTGAAGAGTGTTGAGCATAGAGTGCTTGCAAGCAAAGAAGGGCCAAGGCTTTCGGTGGCATGCTTTTTTCTTAACCATTATAGTCCTTCATCAAGGGTTTATGGTCCTATCATGGAGTTACTTGCTAATGGAAGTGCACCTGTCTATAGAGAAGTTGTCATAGATGAGTTCAACAAACATTACAATTCTAAAGGCCTTGATGGGAAGTCTGCACTTGATCATTTCAAGCTATAA